Proteins encoded within one genomic window of Columba livia isolate bColLiv1 breed racing homer chromosome 1, bColLiv1.pat.W.v2, whole genome shotgun sequence:
- the LOC110357300 gene encoding trichohyalin-like: protein MAHAMVDTAVNTDSWLMEAAHKEEADRRQQGAETEANVKHKHGVFESRVAEAPIQYSQRSPSLGTKALVPFRRQSFFDRVNESLEKDSLTIKSALHVQRPHRTSSVQARRSTNLLHLLKDKSITKSILHGASQDRWKEMDFNRAKIEHKRWQEEQRQLKREQQQEADGIRSQLRRDNQRQRLHQRTLQGLEKQLEHTDRALQHLALLQAAGTERSRKESFLQEEEKRKASQRLQFLKAQSLQKEELQAQRNERSFEQEKERLDFLRSRMQSRQEVLKQESQEMDRQQKQHQAAKERKFQSRDRSRQKVEKEGQKLCDLQQYLREQNLLMLRASVLA from the exons ATGGCTCATGCTATGGTTGATACTGCTGTCAACACAGACAGCTGGTTAATGGAGGCAGCTCACAAGGAAGAAGCAGACAGAAGACAGCAGGGTGCTGAAACTGAGGCCAATGTTAAACACAAACATG GTGTTTTTGAATCCAGAGTGGCAGAAGCTCCAATCCAGTATTCCCAGAGGAGCCCTTCCCTGGGAACCAAAGCTTTGGTTCCTTTCAGGCGCCAAAGCTTCTTTGACCGAGTGAATGAATCACTAGAGAAAGACAGCCTGACCATAAAATCAGCTCTGCATGTACAGAGACCACACAGAACCTCCAGTGTGCAGGCCAGGAGATCCACAAATCTTCTACATCTTCTAAAAGACAAAAGCATTACA AAATCGATCCTTCATGGTGCATCTCAGGATAGATGGAAAGAGATGGACTTCAACAGAGCCAAGATTGAGCACAAAAGGTGGCAAGAGGAACAGAGGCAGCTgaagagggagcagcagcaagaggCAGATGGCATCCGAAGCCAGCTGCGCAGGGACAACCAGAG GCAGCGATTGCATCAGAGAACATTGCAAGGGCTGGAGAAACAGCTTGAGCACACAGACAGAGCTTTGCAGCACCTGGCACTGCTCCAGGCTGCTGGGACAGAGAGGAGCAGGAAGGAATCCTTCTtgcaagaggaggagaagagaaaagcaagtcagAGGCTGCAGTTCTTAAAGGCACAGAGTTTGCAAAAGGAGGAGTTGCAAGCACAACGCAATGAAAGGAGCTTtgaacaagagaaagaaaggctg GATTTTCTCAGGAGCAGAATGCAGTCACGGCAGGAAGTGTTGAAACAAGAATCACAGGAGATGGACAGGCAACAAAAACAGCACCAGGCtgccaaagaaagaaagttcCAGAGCAGAGACCGTTCACGCCAGAAGGTGGAAAAAGAAGGCCAAAAACTCTGTGACCTCCAGCAGTATCTCAGAGAACAGAATCTTTTGATGCTCAGGGCATCGGTGCTGGCATAA
- the NDUFB2 gene encoding NADH dehydrogenase [ubiquinone] 1 beta subcomplex subunit 2, mitochondrial, translating to MLASLGRSAGRLLRAGNGAAAVGLRYAGGGVHIQPRYRQFPELTRAQVIRSELLSGFMWFWILWHFWHSSDMVLGHFPYPDPAAWTDEELGIPPDDAE from the exons ATGTTGGCGTCGCTGGGGCGCTCGGCGGGGCGGCTGCTGCGGGCCGGGAACGGCGCCGCCGCCGTCGGGCTGCGGTA CGCTGGCGGCGGGGTGCACATCCAGCCGCGGTACCGGCAGTTCCCGGAGCTGACGCGGGCGCAGGTGATCCGGAGCGAACTCCTCAGCGGCTTCATGTGGTTCTGGATCCTCTGGCACTTCTGGCACAGCTCGGAcatggtgctg GGCCACTTCCCCTACCCGGACCCTGCGGCCTGGACAGACGAGGAGCTCGGGATCCCTCCGGACGACGCGGAGTAG